A single region of the Maniola jurtina chromosome 21, ilManJurt1.1, whole genome shotgun sequence genome encodes:
- the LOC123876302 gene encoding uncharacterized protein LOC123876302 produces the protein MQSDGEESLLHSCFGSLRSAVMGCCYSICHKDTDPQENIVNERTHLLEVPEQQHEAPSPTACASTPPRKPDEQSALNRILHETATNVIDVGALGPYSLEAGAYSERVRAYTARAATAALPPPTPARLLADLPPAIRRQVLVAPPLTHSDKELITNAVKKAASAISELRVEHHEDLVVPFRVP, from the exons atgCAGTCAGACGGCGAGGAAAGTTTGTTGCATTCATGCTTCGGTTCGCTGAGGAGCGCCGTCATGGGTTGCTGCTACAGCATTTGCCACAAAGACACCGATCCTCAG GAGAACATAGTGAACGAACGCACACACCTGCTGGAAGTGCCGGAACAGCAGCACGAGGCCCCGTCGCCGACGGCGTGCGCGTCCACGCCGCCGCGCAAGCCGGACGAGCAGAGCGCGCTCAACAGGATACTGCACGAGACTGCCAC AAATGTGATAGACGTAGGAGCCCTAGGCCCTTACTCACTAGAAGCGGGTGCATACAGCGAGCGAGTGAGAGCGTACACCGCTAGGGCTGCCACCGCGGCGCTGCCCCCGCCCACGCCGGCGCGCCTGCTGGCCGACCTGCCGCCCGCCATCCGCCGCCAGGTGCTGGTGGCGCCACCCCTCACACACAGTGACAAGGAGCTG ATAACAAACGCGGTGAAGAAAGCCGCGTCTGCGATATCGGAGCTTCGAGTGGAGCACCACGAGGACCTGGTGGTGCCCTTCCGGGTTCCGTAG